In Desulfonatronovibrio magnus, one DNA window encodes the following:
- a CDS encoding AAA family ATPase encodes MGHDSTYAPYAHPFGEGWLRGMDPLQEKIDELLIVNQQRLGVELQFKSNSGRFAELMRLPHEQTGRRAVVLIDEYDKPILDNLEHPDTAREMREQLQDLYSALKPQDGHIQCIFMTGVGNLSKVSLLKVELASCRLFLKKAW; translated from the coding sequence ATGGGTCATGATTCAACTTACGCCCCATATGCGCATCCTTTCGGAGAAGGCTGGCTGCGCGGCATGGACCCGCTTCAGGAAAAAATCGACGAGCTCTTGATCGTTAATCAGCAGCGTCTCGGCGTAGAATTACAGTTTAAGAGCAATTCCGGCCGCTTTGCCGAACTGATGCGCCTGCCCCACGAACAAACCGGCAGGCGGGCCGTGGTGCTCATCGACGAATACGACAAGCCTATTCTGGACAATCTGGAACATCCGGACACGGCCCGGGAGATGCGCGAACAATTGCAGGATCTGTATTCCGCGCTCAAGCCCCAGGACGGGCACATCCAATGCATCTTCATGACCGGGGTGGGCAATCTTTCCAAGGTCAGCCTGCTCAAAGTGGAGCTGGCATCCTGCCGGCTGTTTTTAAAGAAAGCCTGGTAA
- a CDS encoding sensor histidine kinase: protein MTNELNATVMVVDDTLENLKLLQDLLGEQGYKVMAFPRGDRALQAAARHPPDLILLDIRMPEMDGYEVCRRLKADERLRDIPVLFISAMNEVEDKVRAFAQGGVDYVTKPFYADEVLARVEVHLRNRALERHLRSYNSELLQKQALLEDRLLNVEKMNSLSRISAGVAHEILNPINIISLELKMLLGMNGLSSKMRTELEVCMRHVRRIIAIADSLRQFSHSGKEVKEPGDINALIAHLLQLYSTQMLIENVKVVTILQPGLPPVLMNTKRIEQVLINIFSNALSAMDESVDKGITVQTAAVRVEDDVHVRLTIADKGPGIDKRNLRRVFDPFFTTKEQGKGTGMGLSIAHGIIREHGGRIRAESGEQGGAVFSIDLPEAQPEPEDTGATGPENVVPDAQESQESTEAHYPSQGGKT, encoded by the coding sequence ATGACAAATGAACTGAATGCCACTGTCATGGTCGTTGACGACACGCTGGAAAACCTGAAGCTGCTGCAGGATCTGCTCGGAGAACAGGGTTACAAAGTCATGGCCTTTCCTCGGGGTGATCGGGCTCTGCAAGCTGCGGCCCGGCATCCGCCGGACCTGATTTTACTGGATATCCGGATGCCTGAGATGGACGGTTACGAGGTCTGCCGCCGGCTCAAGGCCGACGAGCGGTTGCGGGACATTCCGGTGCTGTTCATCAGCGCCATGAACGAGGTGGAGGACAAGGTCCGTGCTTTTGCCCAGGGCGGGGTGGACTATGTGACCAAGCCTTTCTATGCCGATGAAGTCTTGGCCAGGGTGGAGGTACATCTGCGGAATCGAGCTCTGGAGCGCCATCTGCGCAGCTACAACAGCGAACTGCTGCAAAAGCAGGCCCTCCTGGAAGACCGGCTGCTCAACGTGGAAAAAATGAATTCCCTGAGCCGTATCTCCGCTGGAGTGGCCCATGAGATCCTCAACCCGATTAACATCATTTCCCTGGAGCTCAAAATGCTGCTGGGCATGAACGGTCTGTCAAGCAAGATGCGAACCGAACTGGAGGTCTGCATGCGCCATGTCCGAAGGATCATCGCCATTGCCGACAGCCTGCGGCAGTTCTCTCACTCGGGAAAGGAGGTCAAGGAACCCGGCGACATCAATGCCCTCATCGCCCATCTGCTGCAGCTTTACTCCACTCAGATGCTCATTGAGAACGTGAAAGTGGTCACGATCTTGCAGCCGGGACTGCCCCCTGTCCTGATGAACACGAAAAGGATTGAGCAGGTGCTGATCAACATTTTCTCCAATGCCCTATCAGCCATGGATGAGTCAGTAGACAAGGGGATCACCGTTCAGACGGCCGCGGTCAGGGTCGAGGACGATGTCCATGTTCGGCTTACAATTGCCGACAAGGGGCCGGGCATTGACAAGAGAAATCTGCGGAGGGTCTTTGACCCGTTCTTCACCACCAAGGAGCAAGGCAAGGGAACCGGCATGGGCCTCTCCATCGCTCATGGGATCATCAGGGAGCATGGCGGGAGGATCCGGGCCGAGTCCGGTGAACAGGGCGGGGCTGTGTTTAGCATCGACCTGCCAGAGGCCCAGCCCGAACCGGAAGACACCGGAGCGACAGGCCCCGAGAACGTAGTTCCAGATGCGCAAGAGAGCCAGGAATCCACTGAAGCA